Proteins from one Methanobacteriales archaeon HGW-Methanobacteriales-1 genomic window:
- a CDS encoding cation transporter yields the protein MNNESFKSLKKGEKAAKYSAYTNLFLALIKGIVGVLSGSVALIADSIHSFSDIFSSLAVYVGLKISQKKPDQKFPYGYYKVETLVSLIVSLMIVVTGFEIAFESFNDFLNPSIIQFPIISLLTALLSLVVSYYLAKYKKNIGHEVGSQALINDGKHSLIDVFSSLIVFIGIFASYMGYVSIQGISGMLVSILIIYIGAKLGKNDILALLDASIDPDKVELIKKIALEVEGVFGVHEIKVRRSGPYIFAELHLELKRGVSVKKTSDISMELEKNVKNEIYELDSLTVQAEPLQKNYQIIGVPLKNDLGLSSDITTHFGKANYFMIAKVKNGSIEMFIIKKNPAVIAETKKGIKAAELLKKENVDILVVDHLSEGPKYVLNEYLMGISKPNGNNLEEIIIYASKSFEN from the coding sequence ATGAATAATGAATCTTTTAAATCACTAAAAAAAGGAGAAAAAGCTGCAAAATATTCTGCTTATACTAACCTTTTCTTAGCTTTAATTAAAGGAATTGTGGGGGTTTTATCGGGAAGTGTGGCTTTAATAGCTGACTCTATCCATTCATTCTCCGATATTTTTTCTTCACTAGCAGTTTATGTGGGTTTAAAAATTTCCCAGAAAAAACCGGATCAAAAATTTCCTTACGGCTATTACAAAGTAGAAACACTGGTTTCTCTTATAGTATCTTTAATGATAGTCGTCACTGGATTTGAAATTGCTTTTGAATCATTTAATGATTTTTTAAACCCTTCAATCATTCAGTTTCCTATTATAAGTCTTTTAACTGCACTTTTATCCTTAGTAGTTTCGTACTATTTGGCAAAATATAAAAAGAATATTGGTCATGAAGTTGGTTCTCAGGCACTTATCAATGATGGAAAACATAGTTTAATAGATGTATTTTCATCTTTAATAGTTTTCATTGGGATATTTGCTTCGTATATGGGATATGTCAGTATACAGGGTATTTCAGGAATGTTAGTGTCAATTTTAATTATTTATATTGGGGCAAAGTTAGGAAAAAATGACATTCTGGCTTTACTCGATGCTAGTATTGATCCTGATAAGGTGGAATTAATTAAAAAAATTGCCCTAGAGGTTGAAGGTGTATTCGGCGTTCATGAAATTAAAGTAAGAAGATCTGGTCCTTATATTTTTGCAGAGCTTCATTTAGAATTAAAAAGGGGAGTATCAGTTAAAAAAACCAGTGATATATCTATGGAATTAGAAAAGAATGTAAAAAATGAAATTTATGAACTTGATAGTTTGACTGTGCAGGCTGAACCACTTCAAAAGAATTATCAAATAATTGGAGTTCCTTTAAAAAATGATCTGGGACTTTCATCGGATATAACTACCCATTTTGGTAAAGCAAATTATTTTATGATAGCCAAAGTTAAAAATGGTTCCATTGAAATGTTTATTATTAAAAAAAATCCCGCAGTAATTGCTGAAACCAAAAAAGGAATTAAAGCTGCTGAATTATTGAAAAAAGAGAATGTGGATATTTTAGTAGTTGATCATCTCTCTGAAGGACCTAAATATGTTTTAAACGAGTATTTGATGGGAATATCTAAACCAAATGGAAATAATCTAGAAGAAATTATTATTTATGCTTCGAAATCTTTTGAAAATTAA
- the mcrC gene encoding methyl-coenzyme M reductase I operon protein C, which translates to MIGKCTHVVDCRETMGMGEGGGIAQRGTFAECGSEILAVAMSPGRRHITKPVCEITFALREANLMTSTLVLNAGAGVPQDAPSSGAGSLFGLTPKEIEQMKRHKVLVVHLGGVKSHIIYKARLILRNVDKPCVIICEYPVDFEDFAKIGVKTRLVMPENPKTKGKIVDIVSGVIRGETCPQEKLDEIIRKVKLALGGA; encoded by the coding sequence ATGATTGGCAAATGCACCCACGTTGTAGACTGTAGGGAAACAATGGGGATGGGTGAAGGAGGCGGAATAGCTCAAAGGGGCACTTTTGCTGAGTGCGGTAGTGAAATACTGGCTGTGGCCATGTCCCCCGGAAGGCGACATATTACTAAGCCCGTTTGTGAAATAACATTTGCTCTAAGGGAAGCAAATTTGATGACCAGTACTCTGGTGTTAAATGCAGGAGCAGGAGTTCCTCAGGATGCTCCAAGTTCTGGTGCAGGAAGTCTTTTTGGCTTAACTCCTAAGGAGATTGAGCAAATGAAAAGACACAAGGTTCTAGTGGTTCATTTGGGTGGTGTGAAATCTCACATTATATATAAAGCCCGACTGATATTGCGGAATGTTGATAAACCTTGCGTTATTATTTGTGAATACCCGGTTGACTTTGAAGATTTTGCAAAAATAGGTGTTAAAACTAGATTAGTGATGCCTGAAAACCCCAAAACTAAAGGAAAAATAGTTGATATTGTTAGTGGCGTAATACGAGGAGAAACTTGTCCCCAAGAAAAGTTGGATGAGATTATTAGAAAAGTTAAGTTAGCATTAGGAGGTGCATGA
- the mcrB gene encoding coenzyme-B sulfoethylthiotransferase subunit beta yields MAKFDDKIDLYDDRGNLVEEQVPLEALSPLRNPAIKSIVQGIKRTVAVNLEGIENALKAAKVGGPACKILGRELDLDIVGNAESIAATAKEMIQVTEGDDTKVELLSGGKKALVQLPTARFDAAAEYSAAPLVTATAFVQAIVSEFDISMYDANMIKAAVLGRYPQSVEYMGANIATMLDIPQKLEGPGYALRNIMVNHVVATTLKNTMQSAALSSILEQAAMFEMGDAVGAFERMHLLGLAYQGMNADNVVYDLVKSNGAEGTVGSVIADIVDRAAEDGVIGVEKDLNGFKVYGTDDLAKWNAYAAAGVMAATMVNQGAARAAQGVSSTLLYYNDSIEFETGLPSVDFGRTEGVAVGFSFFSHSIYGGGGPGIFNGNHIVTRHSKGFAIPCVAAAMSLDAGTQMFSPEATSGLIKEVFSQVDEFREPLKYVVEAAADIKGDI; encoded by the coding sequence ATGGCGAAGTTTGATGATAAGATCGACTTGTATGACGACAGAGGTAACCTCGTCGAAGAACAAGTACCACTAGAAGCTCTAAGTCCGCTACGTAACCCAGCTATTAAAAGTATTGTTCAAGGTATTAAGAGGACAGTAGCTGTGAACTTGGAAGGTATAGAAAACGCCTTGAAGGCCGCCAAAGTTGGTGGACCTGCCTGTAAAATTTTAGGAAGAGAATTGGATCTCGATATAGTAGGTAATGCAGAATCAATTGCTGCAACCGCTAAAGAAATGATTCAAGTAACCGAGGGCGACGACACTAAGGTAGAGTTACTTTCTGGTGGAAAAAAGGCTTTAGTACAATTACCAACAGCTAGATTCGATGCTGCTGCAGAATACTCTGCTGCACCATTAGTAACTGCTACTGCGTTTGTTCAAGCCATAGTCAGTGAGTTTGACATCTCTATGTACGATGCAAACATGATTAAGGCAGCCGTTCTGGGTAGATACCCACAATCTGTAGAATACATGGGTGCTAACATTGCTACCATGCTGGACATTCCGCAAAAATTAGAAGGTCCAGGATACGCCCTAAGAAACATTATGGTGAACCACGTGGTTGCTACCACTTTGAAAAACACCATGCAATCTGCTGCTCTATCAAGTATCTTAGAACAAGCAGCTATGTTTGAAATGGGTGATGCTGTAGGAGCATTTGAAAGAATGCACTTATTAGGATTAGCTTACCAAGGTATGAACGCAGACAATGTAGTATATGATCTGGTCAAATCTAACGGTGCTGAAGGTACTGTAGGATCTGTAATTGCAGATATAGTAGACAGAGCTGCTGAAGACGGTGTTATAGGCGTAGAAAAAGATTTAAATGGATTCAAAGTATACGGAACCGACGACTTAGCTAAATGGAATGCTTATGCTGCAGCTGGTGTAATGGCCGCTACCATGGTAAACCAAGGTGCTGCTCGTGCTGCACAAGGTGTATCATCCACTCTATTATACTACAACGATTCAATTGAATTCGAAACTGGATTACCAAGCGTAGACTTCGGTAGAACCGAAGGTGTAGCTGTAGGATTCTCTTTCTTCAGTCACTCTATCTACGGTGGTGGAGGTCCTGGTATCTTCAACGGAAACCACATCGTAACTAGACACAGTAAAGGGTTTGCTATACCTTGTGTAGCTGCTGCAATGTCTCTTGACGCAGGTACCCAGATGTTCTCCCCTGAAGCAACCTCTGGACTAATCAAAGAAGTGTTCAGCCAAGTGGACGAATTCCGAGAACCACTTAAATATGTCGTGGAGGCAGCTGCCGACATAAAAGGCGACATTTAA
- the mcrG gene encoding coenzyme-B sulfoethylthiotransferase subunit gamma, whose translation MAQYYPGTTKVAQNRRNFCNPEYELEKLREISDEDVVKILGHRAPGEEYPSVHPPLEEMDEPEDPIRELVEPLDGAKAGDRTRYIQFTDSMYFAPAQPFTRSRAYVSRYRGADAGTLSGRQIIEIRERDLEKISKELLETEFFDPARTGVRGAAVHGHSLRLDEDGMMFDMLRRQVFNKETGIVEMVKDQIGEELDEPVALGEPLDEETLMNKTTIYRVDGEAYKDDKDAVEVLHRIHVLRSQGGYNPAE comes from the coding sequence ATGGCACAATATTATCCCGGAACTACAAAGGTTGCCCAAAACAGAAGAAATTTCTGTAACCCTGAATATGAATTAGAAAAGTTAAGGGAGATCTCTGACGAAGATGTAGTAAAAATCTTAGGTCACAGAGCTCCTGGTGAGGAATACCCAAGCGTCCACCCACCACTCGAAGAAATGGACGAACCTGAAGACCCAATTAGAGAGCTAGTAGAGCCTCTTGACGGTGCAAAAGCTGGTGACAGGACCAGATACATTCAGTTTACTGACTCTATGTATTTTGCTCCTGCTCAACCGTTCACTCGATCTCGAGCTTACGTAAGCCGATACCGAGGAGCAGATGCTGGTACTCTATCTGGACGACAGATTATTGAAATCAGAGAAAGAGATCTGGAAAAAATCTCCAAAGAACTCTTAGAAACTGAATTCTTTGATCCTGCTAGAACAGGTGTAAGAGGAGCAGCTGTGCACGGACACTCTTTAAGACTCGACGAAGACGGTATGATGTTTGATATGCTTCGAAGACAAGTCTTCAATAAAGAAACCGGCATTGTTGAAATGGTCAAGGACCAAATTGGTGAAGAACTCGACGAACCAGTAGCTTTAGGTGAGCCATTGGACGAAGAGACTTTAATGAACAAAACCACCATATACCGGGTAGATGGAGAAGCCTATAAGGATGATAAAGACGCTGTAGAGGTTCTACACAGAATCCACGTCTTAAGATCCCAAGGTGGATACAACCCAGCAGAATAA
- a CDS encoding methanogenesis marker 7 protein: MYETLTYTGGVHKNEEIKELIEDMGGFVLQENTLQMDIILTLAVPLEDVEKVKEKAKELMGTIKIAPMAGTEIAIVSPTLARHHLPHSACDISEYLRRFGAKDNMIGLARGAGKGISRISEDEKRLIEEHDLAVFALGSFEQCIKDKTHLFDDINIPVVVTGAPEINVKDLPGADEYISGLGRIPRRLKRGEDIRALRKLVEVVEDILDSKRRDMAQDPPLVPSILVKTEIENQVPAIADVYSPTPVTSQLDGVRVKLNYEQYHEQIRQVKINKYYLDDISEITRSKMYDYILVKLLSESSIV; encoded by the coding sequence TAACTTACACTGGTGGAGTCCATAAAAATGAAGAAATAAAAGAGCTTATTGAAGATATGGGAGGTTTTGTACTCCAGGAAAATACTCTTCAAATGGACATAATTCTTACTTTAGCAGTACCTCTCGAAGATGTGGAAAAAGTCAAAGAAAAGGCCAAAGAGCTCATGGGAACGATTAAAATAGCACCTATGGCTGGTACTGAAATTGCCATAGTATCTCCTACCCTGGCCCGCCATCACCTTCCTCATTCGGCTTGTGATATATCTGAATATTTACGACGTTTCGGAGCAAAGGATAATATGATTGGTCTGGCTCGAGGGGCAGGAAAAGGAATTTCTAGGATATCTGAGGATGAAAAAAGGCTAATTGAAGAACATGACTTAGCAGTATTTGCATTAGGAAGCTTTGAACAATGTATAAAAGATAAAACACATCTTTTTGATGATATAAACATTCCAGTAGTAGTTACTGGTGCTCCAGAAATTAATGTTAAAGACCTTCCTGGTGCAGATGAATATATAAGTGGTCTGGGCAGAATCCCTCGTAGATTAAAGCGTGGTGAAGATATAAGGGCTCTCCGAAAACTGGTGGAAGTAGTGGAAGATATTCTTGATTCTAAAAGGCGCGATATGGCTCAAGATCCTCCTTTAGTTCCCTCAATACTGGTAAAAACTGAAATTGAAAATCAGGTTCCAGCTATTGCTGATGTATATTCACCTACTCCTGTTACCAGCCAACTGGATGGAGTGAGAGTAAAATTAAACTATGAACAATATCATGAACAAATACGTCAAGTTAAGATAAATAAATACTATTTAGATGATATTTCGGAGATAACTCGTTCAAAAATGTATGACTATATCTTAGTGAAACTTTTAAGTGAAAGCTCAATTGTTTAA
- a CDS encoding methanogenesis marker radical SAM protein, which yields MQIIADVGGIPGKDCRGFCKYCYFRKVKESHPLGCRNCSPAKVGCETCNEGVAETKNEFIPPFLVASTVQNTLMMGEFRDSDLKINISGGGDVSCYPQLEELTATFHQFGIPMHLGYTSGKGIDDVQMASNLINHGVEEVTFTLFAADAGLRKKWMSDPNPEVSLEAVERFSESCEVHAASVIIPGVNDGQVLRETCVKLEDWGAEALILMRFANYTHQGLILGNEPLIKDIEPHNIQEFEELVREINNEFNLRVTGTPVCDPDTEAPFAISLDKNKVFLQFIPEITGEATILTSAVAAPYIQRIIDNLEAGDKVNVYAVEKDIGCLITIEDLKAADLKELKETVIIPGRAFVHDAEAQKVLSQDGVDRLVARGPDKLTVDGEMSSTLTREDVIEKELEAFRDLVGAINFFGIQIP from the coding sequence ATGCAAATAATAGCTGATGTAGGTGGTATTCCTGGAAAAGACTGTAGAGGCTTCTGTAAATACTGTTATTTCCGAAAAGTAAAGGAATCCCACCCTTTAGGATGTAGAAACTGCTCACCAGCAAAAGTAGGTTGTGAAACCTGCAATGAGGGAGTAGCAGAAACTAAAAATGAATTTATACCACCATTTTTAGTGGCCAGCACGGTGCAGAACACCTTGATGATGGGTGAATTTAGAGATAGTGATCTTAAAATTAATATCAGTGGTGGGGGAGACGTCAGTTGCTATCCTCAATTGGAAGAGCTAACTGCTACTTTTCATCAGTTTGGAATTCCCATGCACCTAGGTTATACCAGTGGAAAAGGAATTGATGATGTTCAAATGGCTTCTAATCTCATAAATCATGGCGTAGAGGAAGTTACTTTCACTTTGTTTGCTGCTGATGCCGGCCTTAGAAAGAAGTGGATGTCTGATCCTAACCCCGAAGTATCTCTCGAAGCAGTAGAAAGATTCTCTGAAAGTTGTGAAGTTCATGCTGCCTCAGTTATTATTCCTGGTGTAAATGATGGCCAAGTTTTAAGGGAAACTTGTGTTAAGTTAGAAGATTGGGGTGCTGAAGCACTGATTTTAATGAGGTTTGCCAATTATACCCATCAAGGATTAATATTAGGTAATGAACCACTCATCAAAGACATTGAACCACATAATATCCAGGAATTCGAGGAATTAGTTCGTGAAATTAATAATGAATTTAATTTAAGAGTTACGGGAACACCAGTATGTGATCCAGACACAGAGGCTCCATTTGCCATTTCTTTAGACAAAAATAAGGTATTTTTACAGTTTATTCCAGAAATAACTGGAGAAGCAACTATTTTAACCAGCGCTGTGGCTGCACCTTACATTCAAAGAATCATTGATAATCTTGAGGCAGGAGATAAAGTAAATGTCTATGCCGTGGAGAAAGATATCGGTTGTCTTATTACCATAGAAGATTTAAAAGCAGCTGACTTAAAGGAACTCAAAGAAACTGTCATTATCCCAGGAAGAGCATTTGTTCATGATGCAGAGGCCCAAAAAGTCCTCAGTCAAGATGGAGTAGATCGTTTAGTGGCCCGTGGCCCAGACAAACTTACTGTCGATGGAGAAATGAGCAGTACTCTTACTAGAGAAGATGTTATTGAAAAAGAGTTGGAAGCATTTAGAGATTTAGTTGGTGCTATAAACTTCTTTGGCATTCAAATTCCATGA
- a CDS encoding dinitrogenase iron-molybdenum cofactor biosynthesis protein, producing the protein MIFTQICIPTIEKEGLNSIISLHFGKTPYFAFLKEKNGEIEDINFIESKGKHMGGSLTPAEIILNSDANILICGNLGSKAVNMLQKNNVKVFSGANGSVRDIFEQWKSGNLDMADKNSCSSKMVH; encoded by the coding sequence GTGATTTTTACGCAAATTTGTATACCAACAATAGAAAAAGAGGGTTTAAATTCAATTATATCACTACATTTTGGTAAAACCCCATATTTTGCATTTTTAAAAGAAAAAAATGGTGAAATAGAAGATATAAACTTCATTGAAAGTAAAGGGAAACATATGGGCGGTTCTCTTACACCAGCTGAGATAATATTGAATTCTGATGCGAATATCTTAATTTGCGGGAATTTAGGTTCGAAAGCAGTTAATATGCTTCAAAAAAATAATGTTAAAGTTTTTTCAGGAGCAAATGGTAGTGTTAGGGATATATTCGAACAATGGAAATCTGGAAATTTAGATATGGCTGATAAAAATTCATGTTCCTCAAAAATGGTGCATTAG
- a CDS encoding metallophosphoesterase, translating into MEKSRILQLTAFASFLSLGYLALNYFVFISLSTFFEGINLNYIYLFIGLVTISFPVSMLVEQKSSNFLSQAIYLFSTTWMGITLYFVWVIIAIFLIRLIIPIPLEVAGTIIIGLVSIITIYSLINSYNAHEKHIKIPINKLNSSIKLVQLSDVHIGSVRNSGFLKRVVSKIKDINPDAVLITGDLADGSSAIYENTFYPFKELKMPIFFTPGNHDSYSGIENVFKALKFADVHILENDMIEFKGIQIIGAAYSMRRDNLKNVLNQINIDPDQPTILMYHLPSEWDAARENGIDLQLSGHTHHGQFYPFNLIVKLVFPYLGGLYKKGKDHLYVSAGTGTWGPPMRLGSRNEITIINLIPK; encoded by the coding sequence ATGGAAAAGTCAAGGATTTTACAGCTCACGGCATTTGCATCCTTTCTTTCTTTAGGATACTTAGCATTGAACTATTTTGTATTTATTAGCTTGTCCACATTTTTCGAGGGCATAAATCTAAACTACATTTACCTATTCATAGGATTAGTAACCATTTCTTTTCCAGTTTCCATGTTAGTTGAACAAAAATCATCAAATTTTTTATCTCAAGCAATTTATCTTTTTTCTACAACCTGGATGGGTATCACCCTATATTTTGTGTGGGTGATTATTGCGATTTTTCTAATCAGATTAATTATTCCTATTCCATTGGAAGTCGCGGGAACCATTATAATCGGTTTAGTTTCCATAATCACTATTTATTCATTAATAAATTCTTACAATGCACACGAGAAGCATATAAAAATACCTATTAATAAATTAAATTCCTCTATTAAACTTGTTCAGCTTTCAGATGTCCACATAGGTTCAGTTAGAAATTCAGGATTTTTAAAAAGAGTTGTAAGTAAAATAAAAGATATTAATCCTGATGCCGTTTTGATAACGGGGGATCTGGCTGATGGAAGTTCAGCTATTTATGAAAATACTTTTTACCCATTTAAAGAACTTAAAATGCCAATATTCTTTACTCCAGGAAATCATGATTCTTATTCAGGCATAGAAAATGTATTCAAGGCTTTAAAATTTGCAGATGTACATATACTGGAAAATGACATGATTGAATTTAAAGGGATTCAGATAATCGGAGCAGCATATTCTATGAGGAGAGATAATCTCAAAAATGTTCTAAATCAAATAAACATTGATCCGGACCAACCAACTATATTGATGTACCATTTACCTTCTGAATGGGATGCTGCACGAGAAAATGGGATAGATCTACAGCTATCGGGCCATACCCACCATGGACAGTTTTATCCATTTAATTTAATTGTAAAATTAGTTTTTCCTTATTTGGGTGGACTATACAAAAAAGGAAAGGATCATCTATATGTTTCTGCAGGTACTGGAACCTGGGGCCCACCTATGCGATTGGGATCTCGTAATGAGATCACTATAATTAATTTGATTCCTAAATAA